CTTTCACCGCCTACTTGTTTTTTTTCCGAGGATTAACAGAGGTAGTAATCAGGCCGGTAGTTTTTATTTTGCCATCTACCGTCACTTCCACCTCCAGATCCTTAAACAGCTCAGGCCAGCTCTGGGCCAATTCCTTATCCCATTCTTTGGGAAAATGTTGGTGGACAACTCGGCCAAAACCCAGGACATCGGTGTTTAGTTCCTGGGCTCTGGTTATTGCGGCCATTACTTCCTCTTTAACTACCGTATTCATTTGCTGCTCAATATCTTTAACTACCTTTTTATCCAGCTCATAGATGCCGGGGAGGGCTTCAGCAAGACTACCGGTGACTTTTATCTCAACCTTCATCACCAGTTGGCCGTCCTGTACCACGGGCTTCAGCTTACTAGAGGAGCCAAACATTTCTACAGAAAGCCTTTGTTTTTCCTTCTCTAATACCAGAACACCAGATTTAATCTCGCCCTTGATAAATAACAATCCTCTGCTTTCCTTGGTGTTAAACCAGCCCACCATTTTATCCTCATGGAATACGGCTGTATCACTAATTTTTATTTCATATTCCCGGGGTGCTTCCTGGACTCTGGAGGTAAGTTTGTTCATATCCTTCATGGGGCCCTTAAAAAAATTAACCCCGGCCGTGAAGGGCTGTGTGTCGGGATTATCCATCGTCCTCAGAAAATCACCTAAACTAGTTACGGCGTACTTGGCGTTGCGATTCCTTGTTTTGATGACATCAGCCATAATTTTAGTGGGGGGCTGAAAGGCCATTTCTCTTGTTTGCATAACGTCATTTAAATCGCCCTGGGCAATTAACACCCAGGTACTTTGCTTAATTTCCGGATCTCTCTCTAAAAAATCAATAGCCTCCAGCAAGCCCTTTCTGGCTAACCTTTCTGAAAACACAATAACTTGTGCATGGGACCAAAAAAGGGGGGTGGGGGACTGGAGTGTTAGATCTCGAATGGCATCAAACAGAGTTTCGCCAGTGGCATACCAGTTGTGAAAGGATATAACCTCACCGGTTTTGTCCCCGCCCCCTGCCCCGGGTTGCTGAGGTATCATTGTTTGGCCAATTACTATAATTTTGCCGTCTTCTGTTTGATCAATGCCTGCACCTATAATAATTCCAGTATTTTCTGCCTCCCGGTGATCCCAGCAGCCAGAACTAAAGAAAGTTATAAAAAAGATCGCCAGCAAGGGGATTAACTTAGCTTTCATGGCTGCTCCTTTCTTTAGCCTAGTTTATCCGGTGTACCCGGTTGTAGATTTTCCTTCATGCGCTGCCTGTTGCGCTGTACCAACTCCTGAGGGCGATTAACTTTGCTCCAGTGGGCTGACCTTAACAGGGTATCCTTGATACCATCCCAGTTAAAGGGGGCAATGGGTGAAAGGTAGGGAACCCCGAAGCTCCTTAATGAACATAGGTGCAGCAATACGGCCAGTAGGCCTACCATCAACCCGAAAAGGCCCAGAACGGCGCTAAGAAGCATTAAGGGAAAACGAATTAGCCGAACGGCAGTGCTTAGGCTGTACTGGGGTATGGTAAAGGAGGCAACACCCGTTGCGGCTACAATAATAATCATTAGCGGGGATACTATATTGGCCTGGACCGCCGCCTGGCCAAGAACCAGTGCCCCAACAATGCTGATGGTGTTTGAAATATTAGCCGGTAGACGAATTGCTGCTTCCCGAATGGTCTCAAATAAAACTTCCATTATTAAGGCTTCTACCACCGCCGGAAAGGGTACGCCCTTTCGGGCTGCAGCTACGCTGACAAACAAGGTGGTGGGCAGCATTTCTTGGTGAAAGGTGGTAATGGCTATGTATAAAGAAGGTAAGGTTAAGGCCAAAAATAAAGAGAAAAATCTTAACCACCGGACAAAGGTTGACCACTGGTACTTAGTATAATAATCTTCTGACGTTTGCAGGAAGGACATTAACTCACCCGGAGCGATTAGAACAAGGGGGGTGGTATCGGTTAATATTGCCACCCTGCCTTCCAATAAATCCCCTGCCACCCGGTCCGGTCGCTCTGTATTACCCAATTGGGGAAAGGGAGAACGGGGATTGTCTACGATAAAGCTTTCCAGGTAACCGCTCTCCAGGATAGCATCCGTTTCAATTCTCCTCAGCCTTTCACGTACTTCCTCAATTAGTCCCTCGGAAGCGAGGCCTTTGATATAGACAATGGAAATGTTGGTGCTGCTGATCTTGCCCAGCGTAATATTTTCAAACACTAGATTTGGGGTTACCAGCCTTTTACGCAGCAGGCTAATGTTAATGGAAATATTCTCCACAAAGGCTTCCCGGGGTCCCCGTACGGCATTTTCGTAATGGGGTTCCGGAATGCTTCTGCTCTTATAGCCTTTGCTGCTAATAATAAAACAATGGGCAAAGCCTTCCACAAACAGGGCTACTTCGCCGGTAAGAACGTTAGATACCACTCCCTGGAAATGGTTGAAGGTTTCCATTTGGGCCCGGGAAATAAGTCCGCCGTTGGTTAATAATTTTAGCATTTCGCTACCGGAGCTGTCTTTCAGGCGGGGTTCCAGCAACGGCTTCATGATTTCTCCACCCAGCAGGGCAGGGTCAATCATGCTGTCCAGAAAAATAATGGCAGCCTCTAGGGTTTGGTCGTGGCCCAGGACGAATTTTCTCTGAACATAGTCGGCATTATGGCCCAGGAGATTATTAATATGGTTAAGGTTACGGTTAAGGTTATGATCTACCTTAAGGGAGATTAGCTCTTCCCTGGTATAGGGCTGAGTTGGGTTTATATTTTCACCAGGTTTGTCTTGGCCGGGCGGGCTCGGTTTTTTTCTCTTTTTAGCAGCACCCAGATTTTTTAAGCTTTGGAAGAAAGCCATGTTTAAGTTCTCCCCTTTACATTTTTGTTTCTGTGACGAATCAATGAAACACTGAATAAAATTAAGGTGAGACCTAAGTTGGCAAAAGTAATAAAAAGCGGAACTGTGTATTGGGAAGAATTTAACAGATCAATTATATTATGCCAGGAAACAATAGACAGCAGTAGTATAAAGGCACCCCCTGGCAGTACCAAGGGCCGGTAACACTTTAGGTTAAACCATTGGGCCAGCCCGTAGACCCCGGCAAAAAAGAATGTGGTTAATTTTAACAGCATGCTTGGTACCCAAATAACCATAAAGAAGCCGCTGGGCTGAAAAAGAAAAGCTTGAATATATTCCGGTGGTTTGGCCAGGGCGTAAAATAAGGGGAAAATTAACCTACTGGATGTAGCAGCACCAAAAATTCCTACCGTTACTATTATCACACTCTCCAGCATGATAAAAAGTATAAAAATTGCCAGCAATGAGGCTGGTTTGGCACCGGACTGGTTCTTAATGAAGGGCATCAGCATTAAAATCACTGCCGTTTGCCCAAACCAGGCAGCCGGTGAAACTGAACCGTATAATATGGGTCCTATTCCCTTGAAAAAATCAGGTTTTAACATAGACCAGTTTATTGTCCAGACATAGGTAAAAAAGACTAAGAGAATAGTTAATATGCTAAAAAATAAAATTATACCGTTAGCCCTTACAATAACCTCCAGACCCAGGTAAAGGACCAGGCAGGATAACAGGGTTAGTACCAGGGCGATAACCAGGGGCGGCGTCTTTGGCAAATATACTGTAGACATCAATTCTGAAAACTCACGAGCCACAATGTAAGCGGCATAGAAAAAATAATAGATATATATAAAACCTACCAGTTTGCCCAGGGGAAAGCCTAAAATATCCACCGAGTAATCTATTACTGTTTTATTGGGATATCTTAGCCCCAGTGAACAGGCCAGGCATGCCACCAGTAAACCAAAACCAAGAGCAATAAATAATGACAGCCAGGCGTTTGGCCCCGCTCCCTTGGAAGTAATGCCCGGAATAAATAGGATAGCTGTGGCAAATACAATACTAATCATGTAACCCATGGCCTGCCAGTGGGATATTTTCCATGTTTCCACAATTTTCACCTTAACCTATTTAAAAAATGTATTTTTGGTATTATCTAGATATTTTAGTATTTTCTTTTCTGCTAAAAATATGTATAGGAATAGAGTAATTAATAACCTGGGGCCAAAAAAAGACTAAAGATATCGATTTGATAATATATATCGATATCTTTAGTCTTATTCAGCTTAAATTGACCAAATTTTACGCAGGAGCATACAATACAGTGCAAGAATATAGTCTTATCGCTAGTTTTTTTGGCAAAACTATGATTATAAACCGGGCAGGAGGGTTGGTGCTTATGCAAGAAAAATCAAAGTGCGTTTTATGCAAGGCAGCAGTACAGGAAACTAATATTGGTATTAGGATTTTGGGTAAGTACATTTGTACCAGTTGTGAGCAGAAGATTATTAACCTATCCTGGGATGACCCCGATTACGAAGCCTATAAAAGCGGTCTTAAGAAAATTTGGCGCTTTAATGAGGCCTGACTTTTAGCTAGGGCCTCTTTCTTTTTTTCTAGGCGGTACTTTCGGTAAGCTAATTCGATATCATTTTTTACTTCACGTAAAGTAAAGAGATCAATTCCCGTATGGGCGGCAATTTCTACATCACTTTGACCATTTTTCCATAATCGTATTAATTTACGGACACTGGTACGGTACTTCTTTGAGAGAGCCTGTTCGTCAATTTGCGGGGACTTTTGTTGCCGCATATTGTGCTCCTTTCTTGGCCTGTGCCGGAAATATTTAATTTCTAATCATTAAAAATAGTTATTATTATTCTTCCCAGCATAAACAAACCTATAAGATTAAACAATTGGCAATTAAAATAGAAACTAAAATAGAAGATAAAAAATGTATGTGATAAAATAAATTGTTAAGATATTTTTTGACCTTGCTTAGTCACAGGGCATAAGAAGTCAAGTTTTTGTAAGGTATGAGGTTTATGAAGCAAAACTATGCACCCCTTTGGGAAGCCATAAAAAAACAAGTAAAAGCTATGACAGCACAATTTCATATACCCGGGCATAACAGTGGCCGGGCAATACAACAGGATTTTAAGGAAATGGCCGGGCAGGGTGTTTTTCAAATGGATTTAACGGAAATACCTGGGCTGGATGATTTGCACAACCCCCAGGAAGCCATTGCCGAGGCCCAGGCGTTGGCCGCAGACCTATACGGAGCAGACAGAAGCTTTTTTTTAGTTAACGGAACAAGCTGTGGACTGATGGCATTAATATTGGCCCTTTGTGGTCCCGGAGATAAAATTATTGTCCCCAGAAATGCCCATCGCTCTGTGGCATCGGGCTTGATTCTATCTGGAGCAATGCCAGTGTATTACCAACCTGTTTTAATACCTGAATTTGGCTGCTTAACAGGCTCTAATCCACAAAGCATCAAAGATTTACTGCATAAACATCCAGATGCAAAGGCTGTGGTGGCTATAAATCCCACTTATTATGGTGTGGCGGGAGATATAGCCGGTGTGGCAGAAATCTGTCATAGGGCAGGGGTGCCGTTATTGGTGGATGAGGCCCATGGAGCCCATTTTAAATTTCATCCCCAACTTCCCTTAGACGGGTTAAGCAGTGGGGCCGATGCAGTGGTACAGAGCACCCATAAAACAGGGGGGTCTCTAACCCAATCGTCCATGCTTCATCTGAAGGGTGAGCGGATACACTGGGAGCGTGTGGCAGAAGCATTACGTATGGTGCAGAGCACCAGTCCATCCTACTTGTTAATGGCCTCGTTGGATCTAGCAAGAATGCAAATGGCAATCCAAGGTAAAGAGATGTTGAATCATACCCTTGAACTGGCTTATTGGTGTAGGAAAAAGCTTTCAAACATATCAGGCGTTCAGGTGCTGGGGGCAGAGAATCTCAGGGTGTCTGGGGCAAAGTCCCTAGATTATACTCGTTTAACCATTTCCTTATTGAACAAAGGACTTACTGGTTATAGAACAGCTGATCTTTTGCAAAGGGAACGCGGGGTCGTTGTGGAGATGGCTGATTATGCTAGCGTAGTGGCTGTTTTGTCTCTTGGTTCCAATTCAAAGGATTGCCAGCGGTTGGTGGAAGGCATCCGTAAAATAGTATCGTCTGAATCAGGACAAACTCTAATGATTCCCCAAAGCATGCTACTGCCTTCACCAGAGGTAGTTTTAAGTCCCAGGGAAGCCTGGCAAAGCCGCCAGAAGAAGGTTATTTTAGAGAGTTCTTTAGGACAGGTTTGTGGTGAAACAGTGGCTGTTTACCCGCCGGGTATACCGGTAGTATGTCCTGGCGAAAGGATTACTCCTACTGTTTTGGACTATCTGCTGGGAGTGAGGCGTTTAGGTTATAAGCTTCAAGGACCCTCCGACCCAACACTTAAAGGTTTAAAAGTAATAATTTAATATAGAATTTTTTATCATATGTAGGTTTTAAAGGAGGTGGCACTGATTTTCATTGTGTTTGAAGGTGTGGATGGTTCAGGTAAAAGCACCCAGCTAAACCTGTTAAATAAATACCTTTCCCAGAAGGAGATAAAAACCATATGTACCCGGGAACCTGGAGGTACTCCAGTGGGGGAAAAAATACGTGAACTTCTGCTGGACCCAAACTTTGCAGAAATACAGGATCGAACTGAGGCCCTATTGTACTCTGCGGCTAGGGCACAGTTGGTTGCTCAAGTGATTCGACCACAGTTGGAGCAGGGAACCGTGGTACTTTGCGATCGTTATATTGATTCCACCTTGGCTTATCAGGGTTATGGCAGAGGGATGGATATTTCCTTTTTAGCTCAGATCAATGAGTTAGCCAGCGGTGGATTGATGCCAAATATTACTATATTACTAGATTTACCACCTGAGGAGGGTCTTCAACGGTCCCGTAAGGATCGGCCTGCGGATAGGCTGGAAAATGAATCCCTAACATTTTATCATAAAGTTCGTAGTGGCTATCTGGAGATGGCCAAGAGAAAACCGGATACTTACCTGGTGTTGGATGCCAGGCAGACCATGGAGCAACTGCACAGACAAATTTGCTGCCGCGTGGGTGGGTTGCTTGGTGTGTAGGTTAAGTAATATAATTGGTCATCAGCAAATAATCCAGACGCTGAAGAACGCAGTTCAAAAATCCCGTGTAGCCC
This genomic interval from Desulforamulus reducens MI-1 contains the following:
- a CDS encoding Ger(x)C family spore germination protein, translated to MKAKLIPLLAIFFITFFSSGCWDHREAENTGIIIGAGIDQTEDGKIIVIGQTMIPQQPGAGGGDKTGEVISFHNWYATGETLFDAIRDLTLQSPTPLFWSHAQVIVFSERLARKGLLEAIDFLERDPEIKQSTWVLIAQGDLNDVMQTREMAFQPPTKIMADVIKTRNRNAKYAVTSLGDFLRTMDNPDTQPFTAGVNFFKGPMKDMNKLTSRVQEAPREYEIKISDTAVFHEDKMVGWFNTKESRGLLFIKGEIKSGVLVLEKEKQRLSVEMFGSSSKLKPVVQDGQLVMKVEIKVTGSLAEALPGIYELDKKVVKDIEQQMNTVVKEEVMAAITRAQELNTDVLGFGRVVHQHFPKEWDKELAQSWPELFKDLEVEVTVDGKIKTTGLITTSVNPRKKNK
- a CDS encoding spore germination protein, with the protein product MAFFQSLKNLGAAKKRKKPSPPGQDKPGENINPTQPYTREELISLKVDHNLNRNLNHINNLLGHNADYVQRKFVLGHDQTLEAAIIFLDSMIDPALLGGEIMKPLLEPRLKDSSGSEMLKLLTNGGLISRAQMETFNHFQGVVSNVLTGEVALFVEGFAHCFIISSKGYKSRSIPEPHYENAVRGPREAFVENISINISLLRKRLVTPNLVFENITLGKISSTNISIVYIKGLASEGLIEEVRERLRRIETDAILESGYLESFIVDNPRSPFPQLGNTERPDRVAGDLLEGRVAILTDTTPLVLIAPGELMSFLQTSEDYYTKYQWSTFVRWLRFFSLFLALTLPSLYIAITTFHQEMLPTTLFVSVAAARKGVPFPAVVEALIMEVLFETIREAAIRLPANISNTISIVGALVLGQAAVQANIVSPLMIIIVAATGVASFTIPQYSLSTAVRLIRFPLMLLSAVLGLFGLMVGLLAVLLHLCSLRSFGVPYLSPIAPFNWDGIKDTLLRSAHWSKVNRPQELVQRNRQRMKENLQPGTPDKLG
- a CDS encoding GerAB/ArcD/ProY family transporter, with the protein product METWKISHWQAMGYMISIVFATAILFIPGITSKGAGPNAWLSLFIALGFGLLVACLACSLGLRYPNKTVIDYSVDILGFPLGKLVGFIYIYYFFYAAYIVAREFSELMSTVYLPKTPPLVIALVLTLLSCLVLYLGLEVIVRANGIILFFSILTILLVFFTYVWTINWSMLKPDFFKGIGPILYGSVSPAAWFGQTAVILMLMPFIKNQSGAKPASLLAIFILFIMLESVIIVTVGIFGAATSSRLIFPLFYALAKPPEYIQAFLFQPSGFFMVIWVPSMLLKLTTFFFAGVYGLAQWFNLKCYRPLVLPGGAFILLLSIVSWHNIIDLLNSSQYTVPLFITFANLGLTLILFSVSLIRHRNKNVKGRT
- a CDS encoding sigma factor G inhibitor Gin; the protein is MQEKSKCVLCKAAVQETNIGIRILGKYICTSCEQKIINLSWDDPDYEAYKSGLKKIWRFNEA
- a CDS encoding aminotransferase class I/II-fold pyridoxal phosphate-dependent enzyme produces the protein MKQNYAPLWEAIKKQVKAMTAQFHIPGHNSGRAIQQDFKEMAGQGVFQMDLTEIPGLDDLHNPQEAIAEAQALAADLYGADRSFFLVNGTSCGLMALILALCGPGDKIIVPRNAHRSVASGLILSGAMPVYYQPVLIPEFGCLTGSNPQSIKDLLHKHPDAKAVVAINPTYYGVAGDIAGVAEICHRAGVPLLVDEAHGAHFKFHPQLPLDGLSSGADAVVQSTHKTGGSLTQSSMLHLKGERIHWERVAEALRMVQSTSPSYLLMASLDLARMQMAIQGKEMLNHTLELAYWCRKKLSNISGVQVLGAENLRVSGAKSLDYTRLTISLLNKGLTGYRTADLLQRERGVVVEMADYASVVAVLSLGSNSKDCQRLVEGIRKIVSSESGQTLMIPQSMLLPSPEVVLSPREAWQSRQKKVILESSLGQVCGETVAVYPPGIPVVCPGERITPTVLDYLLGVRRLGYKLQGPSDPTLKGLKVII
- the tmk gene encoding dTMP kinase; translated protein: MALIFIVFEGVDGSGKSTQLNLLNKYLSQKEIKTICTREPGGTPVGEKIRELLLDPNFAEIQDRTEALLYSAARAQLVAQVIRPQLEQGTVVLCDRYIDSTLAYQGYGRGMDISFLAQINELASGGLMPNITILLDLPPEEGLQRSRKDRPADRLENESLTFYHKVRSGYLEMAKRKPDTYLVLDARQTMEQLHRQICCRVGGLLGV